Sequence from the Proteiniborus ethanoligenes genome:
CTGCTCTAGAGATACTCCCTTGTAAAGCCATGCCCCTAGCTCCCTAAAGGCTGGAACTAACCAATCACTTTTTTCTATAGCTGCTATGGAGCCTACTTGAGCAGCCTCTTGACCTCTATTAGGCGCATATGTGAGCATCCTACCCTGACGTTGGTATTGCAATGCTTTTATGTCTGCCACCTTTGCCAGAACCATAGTGTGGTACATCTTCAATAGATTATCATTCTCAATAAAAGGCTCTAAATTAGCATCTACTATGTTTCCTTCATAATCTAGTATATTAAGCATCTCTTCTTTTAATGGATTAAACTTTTCTGTTAACATTAAATCAATCCTCCTATTCTTTGCTTTAATAGTTTTCATATATGGAAAACTAATCCTCTAAAATTAAATTAGTTTTGTTCTCTTACTTTAATATTACCCTTTTAAATGGAAATAAAAACATAGTTAATTTTTTGATAATTTTTGTCAAAATAAAAATAGAGATCTTTTTAAATCTTAAGAAAACGAAATTATCATCTTAAGAACATGCCGATCTCTAATATATATGCTCTATACTATTAGTTTTTTTAATCTTCCCTCAGTCTATACTTGTTCTGAGGTCTCCCAACTTTTCCATATTCAAGCTCAAGGACTATTTTTTGTTCTTTTTCTAGAAAATCTAAATATCTTCTTGCTGTAATTCTTGAGACTCCAATATCCTTAGCTACCTGCTGAGCGGTAAAGGTTTTCCCCTTCATTTCTTCTATATACTCTAATACTTTTTCATAGGTATATTGACTAAATCCTTTAACTTCTCCGATATCCTCTAGGAGATTAGTAGCGGCTTTCTTTTCATTTAGAAGGTATTTATCAATTATTTCTTGGTTTATACAACCATTAGTTTCAAGTCCCTTTTTTCTGTTTCTATATTGATTCATTGCTTCTTTGAACCTTTCGAATACAAAAGGCTTAATAATATAATCTACTGCTCCATATCTAAAGGCCTCTTCCACAGATTCCATATTTCTATCAGCAGTTATTAATATTACATCAATTTTCATATCTTTTTTCCGTATCCATTTTAAAAGC
This genomic interval carries:
- a CDS encoding response regulator; amino-acid sequence: MIKVLIVEDDPMVREINEKFLKRVEGYKLLNSASSIERAKELILEECPDLILLDIFFPQGKGLELLKWIRKKDMKIDVILITADRNMESVEEAFRYGAVDYIIKPFVFERFKEAMNQYRNRKKGLETNGCINQEIIDKYLLNEKKAATNLLEDIGEVKGFSQYTYEKVLEYIEEMKGKTFTAQQVAKDIGVSRITARRYLDFLEKEQKIVLELEYGKVGRPQNKYRLRED